Below is a genomic region from Persicimonas caeni.
CATCTCGATGAGCTGGAGAAACGTGGGCAACGCGATTCCCTGCAGGCGTCCTCGCGAGCCGGCATCGAGCTGGTCGAAGATCCGACCGACCAGGTGGTCGAACTCGATGGGCTTGTCGAGAAACTGACTGATCCCCAGCTCGGACAGCTTGCGGGCGATCTTTCGTGAGCCGAAGGCGGTCATCACGAGGACCGGAAGCCGGGGAAACTCTTTGTTGAGATGCTCGACCAGCTTGAACCCGTTGACCCGCGGCATCTTCAGATCCGTGACCACCAGGTCGACCGGCGTCTCTTCGAGCACGTCGATGGCCTCGCGGCCGTCGAAGGCAGTCAACACCTGAAAGTCTTGGGAGTACGCCTCGAGGCCATCGGCTATACTCTTCAGAAACGACTCTTCGTCATCGACAATTAGGACATTCTTCATGTGGTAACTCGACGTCTATAGCTCCGACACTCCCGTGTCAGCGCCTCTTCCATGTTGCTCATTGGCTACGTGCGAGTTCCATGCCAGCCTCGAACAGGCGTCCGAATAAGGACGATTTTTATCCATACTGGTAAGTAGAGGCACTGCGATGCGTCTTCGCAGTGGAGATGGGAGCAACTCGAGGGAAGCGAAGTCTTTTGCCGATACGTGAACTCTCGAAATCAGCTTTAGGCGAAAAACCTGCGGGCAGGCTCGAGAATGTGAAATATTTTCCTCACCTGTCGCCACCGAGGACCGGCGTCGACACGAAACCCGGGCGATTGAAGATGGGCGCGATCCGCCGTCGTAAGGGAAGGGGGTTCCCCGACGAAGCCCATTCCATGCGGGTGCGCGAGAGATTGGGGGCGCCGAGGTGCGGGTTTGGATGGGATGTTTTATTGCCTTCGGTGGCGGCCATGCAGGAGTCGTGGCGCCGTCCGAAGGTAGCGCTCGCAAAAGGCGCAAGCACAACCCTCGGCTACAGGGCCTCGCGAAAAACGCTCGGCTCGGCGCGGACGGCGCGCCTTGCTCATTGGCCTTCGTCGCTGTCTTCGCGCTCCGCGTTTTTTTGCATCTCGAGCGTCTCCCGTAGCACTGGAATGCGTGCGCGGTCCTTAGGCAGTGAGGATTCCTCTTTGAGTTCGACGTACTTCGCCAGCGACAGCACGTGGAGCCGGTGCCCGTCGAACTCGACGTCGATGGAGTCGCCAAGGAGTTGCTCGTAGGTCAGGCCATGTTCGATGGTGCCGAGCAGGTCGAGGGGACCGTAAATCGTGGTCAGGAGTTGATGACCGGTTGAGGCGAGGTGCTCGCGGGTTGGCTCGAGTCGCTTGCCGGGGGGGCCGCGGAACTGGGCGTCGAGAGCGTCGAGTGCCTCGACCAGCGCGTCGATATTTTCCTCGGTGCGCTGGTGGACGATATCAACATCGACGGTCATCACCGGTGCGCCCTGCAGTACAGCGGACAGTGCGCCGACCAAGATGAAGTCGACGTCGTGGTCGAGAAGCACGCGAAGAATCTGTTGGAAATCAGTCCGAATTGATCCGCTCCTTCATCTGCCGAACCGCGTTGACCTGTTGCTGGATAGCCAGCAGGCGCTCGGTCGGGGAGAGCGAGAGCATCCAGCGAATCAGGCTGCGGTCCACGCCAGAGTCGGCATACTCGTCCGACGGAGCGGAGGATTGCTCGGGGGCGTCAGCAGGGCCTTGCTCGGAATGCTTAGGCATAGGCGTGTTCTCTTCGCTAGAGGACACGTTCATCTTACGCGCCGTGCGCTCCATGGTCCACCAACGTGGAGCTTGTTTGTGGTTTGAGTCCGAAGGTAGCGCTCGGCGCGGCGTGGACTGCGCGCCTTGGTCGACGCGATGGCGGTCGTCGCTTCGATGGCGGCCCGACCGGTTTTTTTGTTTTTGAGAAAACCGCGGAATGCAAAGGGGGAAAGGGGACCGAGCCTCGGCGAGTTGGTTTGCTGCAGATTCGGATGCCGGTTCCCGCAGGCGTGGCAGCGCCACGTCGAGGACAACCGGCGCCGAAGATGCACAAACCAGCCGGCGAGGGCGACGGGAGCTTTCCCCCTTTGCGTTCCGCAAAGTACCCCCACCGGGATTCGAACCCGGACTGGACGGATTTTAAGTCCGCTGCCTCTGCCAGTTGGGCTATGGGGGCTTGTTTGGTGCTCATTTGTCGCACCTGAAACATGCCGGTGCGCACATTATTTCGGCGCCCGGCCGGTTGTGCAAGTGTCTCGCGTGGTGCACATCCATGGCGCAGTTGCCCCTGCGTAGCATGTGGCGTGTGGTTGCGGAAGGGGCGATCTGACAGAGCGGGCTTGAAAAATCGGGGCGGTTGCTCGTTAATTAAACGCAGTGTTGGAAAGACCTTGCGGGCGAGCCGGGTGTGCGGAGATTGGCACGCGGTGACGTCTGCTTCATGAATATTGCGCAACGGAGACAAAGGTGAGCAACGGAAACGACTGGAATGGCGGCAACAACGACTGGGGGCAGTCTTCGAATCAGCCCGCGGGTGGGCCGGAGCAGAACCAGCAGATGGTCCATCAAGGTGGAGGAACCGACGGCGGCAGTTATGGCGCCGGCGGCTCCGGATTCGAGCCGCCGGGAGGCGGGCCGCCGCTCGACGCGGTGACCGAAGGGTGGGGTGGCGGCCATGAGGTGACCCTCGACGAGGTCGTCGACCGGCTCAAGCTGGTGGCGAACCGGGCGATGGGGCCGGTGCTCAAGGCCTGGCTGGCCGTGGGCGCGGTGATCCTCGTGTTCAATATGCTCGACGCGTTTTTGGGGATCATCAATTACTTCGTCGACAGCGTGGCGGTGAGCGGGGCGATCGGGATCGTCTCGATGATCCTCGGCATTGTCGCCTTGGTCGTGTCGATCGCCGCCGGCGCGCTGCAGTTCGCCATGTTCAAGCCGCTGCATCGGGTCGTCTTCGAGGGCGAGCACGTCTACAGCGGGCCGATGGACGTGATCAACGAGGCCAAGGGGCCGTTCGTTGCGATCGTCATCCTCACCGTCGCGATCACGTTTCTGTTCGGCCTGGGCGCCGCCTGCTGCTTGGTGCCCGGTCTGTTCATCGCGTTCGTCTTCAGCCAGGCGCCGTATATTGCGGCGACCCAGGACGTCGACCCGATGGAGGCGGCCAAGCGCTCGTTCGTGCTCAACAAGACCTACTGGATGCCGGTGCTCATCGCCATCGGAGCGCTCGTCATTATCGGCGCGTTTGCGTCGTGCTTCGTTGGCGCGGGGACGTTCGTGGTCGGGCTGGCGTCGTCGTTTCTCTATCCGTTCAGTCTGGTGATCATCGCCGGGGTCTACTGGCTGTTCACGCAGTTGGCGATGTTCGGGATCTTCTTGGTGCACATGGCGTTGTTCTCGACGCTGGAGACCAAAGAGACGGGGAAAGAGCCCGCTTGAGGCGTGTGATTGTCGGGGCGGCCCTGCTGCCCCGACAACCCCAAACTTACTCTTCCAATTCTTCCAATTCCTCGACCGGCGGCGCCTTGTAGAACACCGAGATGGTGTGCCGCCCCGGTCCCACCCGCACGATTCGCTCGAAGCTGCTGCCTGTGGTGACGAGCTTGCGCAGCGAAATCTCCTCGCCGTCGACGACCACCCGCTCGATCTCCTCGCCGTCCCAGGTGCGCGGGAAAGCCACGCCCGGAATCGCGCCGCCTTCGACCGACGAGGCGCGGGCGCCGAGTAGGTTGACCGAGATGGTCAGCCGGCGGTTGACCGACGACCATTGACTGGTGAGCACCGACTGGCGCCGGGCGCTCAGAAAGTCGTGGAACTCGCCGATGGTCGTCATCCAGTGGCGGTACTCCTCGGCGAGGTCGAAGGTGTTGCGGAAGGTGAGCAGGATGCCCGGGGAAGGCTCGGTGCGCATGGCGGTCGACGGCAGGCTGATGACAAGACTCTCGTGGAAATATGCCTCGCTGTTGCCGAGCATGCGCTTGAGCCGGTCGACGTTGGCGTTCTTGCCCTGCAGGACGAACGGGTACTCGAGGATGGGCAGGGGGAGCCCACGGTCGTCGACCGGGTAGTACGGAAAGCCGGTGCCAAAGAGGTAGCCGTAGTGCTCGGGGTCGGTGGGGCCGAAGCTGTTGTCGACCTGCAGGCCGGCCTTGCGAAGCTGGCGAAGGGTGGTGTCCCAATCGTTGGCGAAGATCGAGTCCTCGACGCGGCCGAAGGAGATCGCCTTCTCACCGCCGACGGCCATGCTCAGCTGTTGGCGTTGTTGGGTGAGCGTGAGTTCGCGTTTGATGGGCTTGATGGCGCCCACGCCGACCGGCTCGGTGACGTGGTCGCGCGTCTGGCCGTTGACCCACAGGAGCCCGATCTCGGCGCCCGTCTCACGAAGCAGCGAGGCTTCGGTGGGCGTGACGATGTCGGAGGCGACAAAGACGGTCGACGAGGCGTCGTTCTTGCGCGCCCAGTCGGCGTAACCGATCGCCGCGCGAAGGTTCTCGGGGGTGGGGTGGGTGAGCATCACCGCGCCCGCCATCTGGCCGGGGAACATCCACAGCCGGGGCATCGGGCGGACTTCAGACAGCCGGTGGAACAGCGCGCGCTCGAGCAGGTCGGCGTAGGGGACGTGCGAGGTGAGCATGCGCTTGTGAGCGGCGCGTGCGTCGACCGGCAGTTGCTCGGCGCCGGGCTCTCGCCCAAAACGCATGCCCTCGGTGGGGCGCCCTTGCTGCAGCGCGGTGACCGTGCAGCCAAAGTCGAACAAAAAGGCGTAGACGTGGCCCTGGCCGAGCTGGTTGACCGTCAGGCCGGGCTGGCTGTCGACCTCGAGGAGCATCGGACCAGCCGGGTGCGCGTCCATCGGCGGGGCAGGCAAGAGCTTGCCGGTCAGGGGCGTGTCGGGCAGGTGCTTTCGCATCGGGCCGTGGATGTCGAGACCCTCGGTCGACGTAATCGTGCGCGCCATGCGCTCTTTGCCCGCGGTCGACACGCCCGTCAGGAGCTCCCAGCCTTCGCCTGGCTGCTCGACGATGATCTGGCCGCCGTTTCGGGCGAAGCCTGCCAGCGCACTGATACCCGTCGACGGCATCGCCGCGGCCACGCGCCTGGGCACGATCACCACACTGCGCCCGGCGAGCATCTCGGGGCTCAGGTTGCGGTTCAGCGCGGTGGCAAAGGAGCCGAAGTGCTGCCAGAGCCCGTTGAACCAGCCGTAGCTGCAGTCGAGCTCGGTGAACTTGGCTGCCTCGGCGGCCGGGGTGTCGGGAAGCAGCAGCAGCACGTCGCCCTCGGTGCGGTCGGGCGGCCGACTTCCGGTGGTGGTGGGCGACTCGCTCGGCTGGAAGTGCGGCTCGTCGAGCATGACGGTCAGCCCGAAGCCGGCTGCAATGAGAGCCAGCAGGATGAAGTCCCACTTGAGCGCCCCGAGGATCGATTGCTTCCGTGCCATAGCTTACCGGTAGTACACGTCGATGGTGTTGAAGCCCGCATCGAGGGGAATGCGGCGAAATTTATAGCCGACGAGTCCCGCCGGCAGCGTCTCGACGTCGCCCGAGACGAGCTCGCCGGCGATGCGGTTGACGCCTTTTTTGGCCAGATGAAAGCCCTTGCCGTCGAGCTTGGCGGGCACTGTGATGGACATGCCGCGGCGCTTCGACTCGACGGTGATGCGCAAGAGGGTCGCGCTCTCGGGGCTCGGCTCGGCGACCTCGTCGGGAGCGTCGTCGCCGGCCTGCGGCGCGGGCCGCCTCTTTCTTGGGAGCTGGGCGTCGCGCACCACGCGGCTCTGGATGCGCCCGGCGCGTCGAGAGCGCAAGAATTGGTCGAAGCGAAGCACGTTCGTGATGATGTGGTTTTGCTGCTCGGCCAACTCGAAGACGCCCAGCCACTTCTCAAAGCGCTCCATGTCGGGATAGTCGGCGAAGATCTCGGGGTCGACCGCCCAGGTGATCGCCTGGTGGTGGCCGGCGGCACTCTGCGAGATGAGCTCGGCGAGTTCGGGGCCTTCGGTCACGCCGGTCGGGTAGACCACGGGGAGCTCGCGCATGCCGAGGGGCTGGCCCTCGTTGTTGACGACCAAGAAAGGAAATCCGGTGCCGAAGGCATAGCCGGCGCCGGGCGCCGGGCTGTAGCTCGTGTCGACGCGGATGTCCTGGGCGGCCATCAGTTCGAAGGGGCGAGCCCACTCCTCGTCCCACCAGCTGTCGGTGATGCGCGCCGTCTTGACGTAGTTGACCGGCAGCGTCTCGCGCAGCTCGTCGAGCTGGGCGGCCAGACCCACCGGTTGGGCCAGCGGCTGGAACTCGCCGATGCCCACGCGTTCCAGAAGCTCGTGGGGCGTGCCTTCTTTTTTCCAGGAGAGGCCGAGCTCGCCGCCCATGCGCTGGATGATGGCCGCGCCCGAGGCGGTCAGCCCGGAGTCGACCGAGGAGAGCAGGGTGGAGACGCCGTTTTTGTCGGTCTCGTAGTCGAGCATCCATCCGCCGCCGTCGCCCAAGGCGGTGTCTTCGTGGAGGGCGACGATGGCGCCGTTGGCGCCGCCGGGAAAGGGCCAGAACATCGGCACCGGGGTGTAGCTTCCGATGACGCCGTGGACGATGAAGCGCTCGAGCAGGTCGGCGTAGGGCACCGGGTTGGTGTGAAGCTCGGGGGCCATGATCAGCGCCGAAGTCTTCGGCGTGGTATGGCCCTCGGGGGCGTCGACCTCGTAGTCCGAGGAGGGGCGGCCCTGCTGCAGGGCGACCATCTGCTGGCCAAAGTCGAAGTCGACGGTGATGGCGGTGCCGTCGCCCATCGGCGCGGCGTAGATGGCCGGGGCGCCGTCGATGGCCAGGTGGGTCGTGGCGCCCTGGCGCGGGGCAGTCGAGCCGACGAATTCGGTCGACAGCGGCATGCCCATCATTTCTTGCTTGTAGGGGTCGACCAGCCCGCGCAGGTAGGTCAGCTTCTGGCCCTCGCGCTCGCCGGCGCGGCCGTTGGCCGAGAAGGTGTCGCGAAGCTTACCCTTGGGGCGCTCCACGACGATGATGTTGCCGTCGAGGGCGTGAAGGCGAAGCTTTTCGAGCAGCTCGTCGGGCACCTGGTCGGAGACCGAGGAGGTCAGCACGACCACGCGCGATGCCTCCAAGACCTTCATCGACAGCGACTGCGGGGTGGCGATGGAGACCGGGCCGATCTCCTGTTCGAACAGGTTGATCCATGCCACACTGAAGTCGCGCGCCTCGAAGTCGGGTCCGCTATTGCGAATCGCCTCGTAGTCGAGCACGATGAGCACGTCCGAGTTCGCCTCGCGGGTAATCGTCATACCCTCGGCCGTCTCGACGTCGGTCTCCAGGACGAACGGCGAATTGTCCAGGTACAGTGCGGTGGCTACGATCAGCACGAGCGCCCACAAGAGCGCGCGATAAGCTGTGTGAGCCGATTGTTTTCGGCGACTTTCGAACATCCCGTACTGCGTGGCGAGGAACTGGGGCTGAGGAACGTCGAGCCTCGCGGGCTTCGACTCCCGCCGGAAGTATATGGGTTAGGCCCGCTCTGTAAACGCCAAAAAAGGCTGCAAAAGCCGCCAAATCGCTGGCACTTGTCATGAAAAGCGTCATTACTTCGCGCGACAACGGAACCTTCAACATCGGCCAGACCCCTGCGGGCCGCGCCGCGGCGGCGATGGAGCGCTTCGTCTTCATCTTCCCGTTGATCGTGCTCGGCGGCTCGATTTTCTTTCTGCCCGACTATATCGGGCGCTACCGTGAACAAGAGCCGATGCCCGGGTTTTTGTTCCTGGCGCTCGTCCTCACCGCGCT
It encodes:
- a CDS encoding polysaccharide deacetylase family protein; protein product: MARKQSILGALKWDFILLALIAAGFGLTVMLDEPHFQPSESPTTTGSRPPDRTEGDVLLLLPDTPAAEAAKFTELDCSYGWFNGLWQHFGSFATALNRNLSPEMLAGRSVVIVPRRVAAAMPSTGISALAGFARNGGQIIVEQPGEGWELLTGVSTAGKERMARTITSTEGLDIHGPMRKHLPDTPLTGKLLPAPPMDAHPAGPMLLEVDSQPGLTVNQLGQGHVYAFLFDFGCTVTALQQGRPTEGMRFGREPGAEQLPVDARAAHKRMLTSHVPYADLLERALFHRLSEVRPMPRLWMFPGQMAGAVMLTHPTPENLRAAIGYADWARKNDASSTVFVASDIVTPTEASLLRETGAEIGLLWVNGQTRDHVTEPVGVGAIKPIKRELTLTQQRQQLSMAVGGEKAISFGRVEDSIFANDWDTTLRQLRKAGLQVDNSFGPTDPEHYGYLFGTGFPYYPVDDRGLPLPILEYPFVLQGKNANVDRLKRMLGNSEAYFHESLVISLPSTAMRTEPSPGILLTFRNTFDLAEEYRHWMTTIGEFHDFLSARRQSVLTSQWSSVNRRLTISVNLLGARASSVEGGAIPGVAFPRTWDGEEIERVVVDGEEISLRKLVTTGSSFERIVRVGPGRHTISVFYKAPPVEELEELEE